The Candidatus Tanganyikabacteria bacterium genome contains the following window.
GGGCGGCAGCCTCGGGCGCGACACGCTGGCCCTCGGCGGCCCTTTCGCGCTGCCAGCCAAGGGCACGCTCGCCGTGGGCGATGCCGGCAGCGACGTGACTGGCCTGCAGCAGGCCCTGCGACAACTCGGGTACTATCGCGAGGCATCGAACACGGGAGCCTACGGCTGGGTCACCGCGCAGGCCGTCCGGGCCTTCCAGCGGGATCTGGGTTGGCCGCAGACCGGCGAGGTGGACGCCGCCCTGCGGCAGGCGATCACCCAGGCCCTGGCGGGCAAGGGCGGCACCGTGGCGCCCCCGCCCTCCACCGGCTGGCAGCCTCCGGCGGTACCGCCGACATCGGGATGGACGCCGCCCCGCAGCGACACGTGGGTTCCGCCCACGGTGGGCTCGCCCGCCGCGCCCCCGCAAGCCCCTCCGCAGCAGGCGCCACCGCCGGCCCGGCCCGCCGAGGCGCCCCCGGCCAGCACCGGCTTCAACTGGTACGGCAACCCCGACCCTCGCCAGTACTTCATCAGCCAGATCTACGACCCGCGCTTCAACCCCTATGCGCCCAGGAGCACCGCCAATTGCGGGCCGACCAGCCTCGCGATGGTGCTCCGGGCCTTCGGCAAGGAGCCGCCCGCGGGCAACGAGCAAGACCTGATCCTGCAGGTGCGCAAGGCGATGACCGGTCGCACCGACCAGAACGAATACACCAACGAGTACCAGCTCATGAGCGCGGCGAGCCAGTACGGGCTGGACAGCAAGCAGGTGAGCGACATCCCGGGGATGGAGCGCGAGCTCCGAGCGGGCAAGCTCGTGATCCTGGCCGGCAACCCGGACGCCTTCAATTCGAGTCTTCCGGCCGACCAGTACTTCGGCTTCTCGGGCGGACATTTCATCGTGGTCAACGCGATCGAAGGCGATCGCGTCGTGATCAGCGATCCGCTCTCGAAGGTCGGCCCCCTGGTGATCACCCGCCAGCAACTCCAGCAGTACATGGCGTACAAGAACTGGAACTCGGGGGTCGCCTTCAGCCCGCGATAGGGCCCTCCAGGCTACCAGGACCGGCCAAGCGCGGGATCTTCCGGCGACCCGGCCCCGGCCGGCGCCTGGCGCCAGGCGCTACTTCCAGCCGATGGCCACGAGCCGCCTGGCCGCCGTGTCATAGGGTGCGCCTGCCAGATCGCCGAAAACAGCCGTGCGGGCAAAGCCGCAGGCCGATAGCAGCCCGGTAAGTTCGGCGGCCGAGTAGAGGCGGTGGCCGACGTGGAATTCGACCCTCTCGGCGCCCTTGACATGGATCCAGCGGTTGTCGATCCAGCCCCAGCCCGGCGCCACCCTGCGCTCCTCCAGGACCAGCGTGCCATCGGGCTCCTCATGCCAGCTTCGCGCCTGGAAGATCCGGGCGATCACTTCCTTTCCCGCCATCTCGAGCAGGAAAGCCCCGCCGGGGACCAGCGACCGGTAAACGTTCTCGACGACCCGGCGATCGTCGCCAGGATCGGCGAAGTAGCCGAAGGCCGTGAACATGTTGATGACCGCGTGGAACGCCCCGGGACGCTCGAACTCCCGCATGTCGGACTGGATCCACTCGACATCCAGGGACGCCTCCGCAGCGCGGGCGGCCGCCTCGGCCAGGTACTTCCCGGTCCGATCGACGCCGGTGACCCGGAACCCGCGGCGCGCCAGAGCCAACGCGTGGCGCCCGGGGCCGCAGCACAGGTCGAGGATCGGTCCGGGAGCGGTAGCGCCTGTAAGCGTCAGGATCTGCTCGATCTCGCCATCGGCCGCTTCCCAGCGCTGCTCGGTGAACATCTGGGCCTGCGTGCCGTGCCAGAAGCCATCGTCCTGGTGCCAGGGGGTCGGATTCATCAGGATCTCCTGTACCCGGAGATTCCCGCAGGCACCCGGGAGGGACTCCCGCGCAATTCGAGATGCCGCGGCCCGGAGGTCGAGGACCCCCGGGCCGGCCCTGCCCGCGCTACCAGGCGAATTCGTCGCGCCGTCCGCAAAAGAGCAGCGAAAGTTGCCGCACCAGCGCCGTCAACTGCTCGATCAGCGCCGTCAGCATGCGCAGCAGGCCGTCGCGGACGCCTCCCGGCCCGCCGCCCGTCGGGACCGGGGGCTTGTCGACGAGGTCCTCCTCGGGCGTCGCGATCCAATTCTCGGCAAGCGTCTCGTTGTCGGGCGCGATCGTGCCGTCGCGCAGCAGGTGGCTGCGGAAATCGTCCACGTTGTCGAAGCTGCCGAAGGCGCCCCGGATCTCGCCGGTGCGGCGATCCGGCGCTATTTCGCCATCCAGGTCGAGGTAGTCGCCGCGATCGTGGATGCTGGTGACGTCGCCGCGGGCCGAGGTCACCTGGAACCCGTCGCCGGTCCTGGCGATCTGCGTTCCGCCGGGGAGGGGCGACTGGCCGTCCCAGGGCTTGCCGTTGACCAGCAGTTCGTTGGTGTCCGTGTCGTAGTGGACCAGGTTATCGCCGTCCTTGATGGCGACCCTGGTGTTGACCGTGACCTGATCGTTGCCCTTGGGATGCGTCTGGCGCGCTTGCACCTGGAAGTCGCCTTCCTGGGTGCGGAGCAGCACGAGATTGCCCTTCACCTGCTGATCGAACTTCTCCTTGCCCATCGTGATGTGCGGATCGCCCACCGACGCCCACTTGCGGTGGGTCGGATCCACCGCCCGGTTGGACGTGGCCCATCCTTCCTCGGGGAGGGTGTAGCGGCCATAGCCGCCCTTGCCTTCCAGGGAATCCGTCGGTGTGGTGGACTGCGCCCGTTGCGCATACTCCGGCAGCCATCCCGTCCGCCGCGGGGCCAAAAACTCCCGATCGACCCGGGTCAAACGCATAGACACGGTGAAATCCCTCCTCAAAAACAGGCACAAGAAACTAACATGCTGAAAAAAATATCAGCTGTGCCCTCACTCCATCTCGCCCACGTAACTATCGGGAAAACTTCCCGCGAGTTTCTTTGATCCCCTTCAAGAGATCATTAGTTTCGTGTTTTTGTTGGAAAGCCCGGTCAGCGGTAGCCGCGCCAGAGCAGCATGCGGGCGGCACTCTCGTAGAAGCCGCTGCCTTCCGGCGGTACGTCCCAGCCCAGGGCGTCGGCAAGCCGATCGTAGATGGCAAACAGGTACGCCACGTTGATCGCGTCGGCCAGGGCCTCGCGCGTGACGCCTGCGGCCAGCGCCGCCCGGGCGTCGGCGGGACCGAGGGATTCGGGCTCCTGGACCATGAGGCGCAGGTAGTCGAGGGTGGCTCGCAGGCGAGCGTCGATCGGCGCGGTGGTGTGGTCGGCGAGCACCTGCCCGACAAGGTCACCGGGCAGGCTGGCCGCCGCGACCGCGGCGTGGGAGTTCGTTCAGAAGCGGCACCGGTTGAGGCTCGAAACGAACGCCGCCATCAGCTCGCGCTCGCCCACCGACCAGGCGGACGGCCCGCGCATCACCGCCTGGGTCAGCTCCGCCATGGGGCCGCCAAGGAACGTGGGGCGATACTTCATCGTACGGATGACGTCCGGCGCCCGGTGGCCCGAGAGCAACCGGATCAGGCCGAACAGCAGCCGGGAGCCCGGGCTGTCGCCCCGTTCGACCTTCGGTAACCTCAAGCGTCCTCCATGGCTCGCAGCGCCAGAGCCAGCTCGCGCTCGGCCTCGCCGACGCTGGTCGCGACGACGATCTCGAACAGTTCGTCTTCCCCGAAGTCGCTCCGCAGTTCCGCGACATCCGCATCCGAAACGCTCCATGGCGCCTTGCGGATCTTCCCGACGAGGGCGGCCAGGGGCACGGGCGGGTCGCCAGACGCCACCGCCTGGCGCAACGCGGGCGCCGTCAGCCCCGGCCCGTGCAGGACGGCCCGGGAGATGGCCTGCCGCAGGGCCTGGAACCTATCAGCCATCCGGCTGTTTGCTGGAAGGCTGCCGCAACTGCTCGAGTTCGAACTGCGCGTCCAGCCGAGTGAACAGGCTCTCTGCCTCGGCGCGAGCCGCTGCCGCCTCGGCCACCTCACCGCACAGTCCGAGCAGGCGCGCCTTCTCGGCATAGCCGCGGCCCAGTTCCAGGGGCGCATCTACCGTGCGGAGCAGGTCGATCGACTCGCCCACGGCGGCGAGCGCCTCGTCGAGGTTGCCAAGCTGGGCCTGCAGGCCGGCCAGGAGGCGCTGCATGACGCCCAGGAGCTCAACCTGGCCCACCTGCTCGGCTATCTGCATGCCTTGCTTGATCGCGTCGAGGGCGGCCCGCCGGTCGCCGCGATCGCCCTCCAGCCGGGCTATTTGCCGCCAGGTCTCGGCCATGACGTCCCAGGCGCCGATCTTTTCGTTGACCGCCAGGGCTTCGGAGAGGTGGCGATCGGCCTCCTCGCGCTCGCCAAGCGCCAGGCAGACCTCGCCCAGATTGAGCAGGGCGATGCCCATGCTCCGCTGATCGTCCATATCGCGATGGATCTCGAGGGCGCGGGCGAAGCAATCGCGGGCCGGCGCCATCTGGCCCTGCTGGTGCACGAGCATTCCCTGATTGTTGAGCAGCACGGCGCGCAGGCGGCGGTCGGCGATGCGCTCGGCCAGCCGCAGCCCCCGCGCCAGACACTCGGCGGCCAGGCCCGCCTCGCCCAGGCGCACGTGCACGGTCCCCAGGTCGCTCAGCGTGATGGCTTGATTGTAGAGGTCGCCGGCCGCCTCGAACTGGGCGAGGGCGTTCTCGAGGGCCGATCTCGCCTTGAGCAGGTCCAGGCGCCGGATCTCGACGCCGCCCCACAGGAAGTACACGAATCCGGAAAGATGGGGATCGTCCTCGGTCTCGAGGTTCGCCAGGCATTCGGCGCAGTCGGCGAGCGCCTCCTGGTGCCGGCCGGCGAGCAGCAGGCTCTGGGCTCGGCGGGCCAGCAGCTTGGTGCGGCCGCGCGTGCCCGCCGGGATCTTGCCCAGGGCCTCCACGCAAGTGGTGAGGGCCTGCCCGGGTTCGCCCTTCTTGACGAGGTAGCCGATGTGGCGGTCGTAGGCGCGTGCCAGGTCGGCAGAATCGCCACCCAGGGCGAGGCGCTGGCGCGACTGCAGGATGGCGGCCGTCATGGCGCCGGTGGCGGCGTGAGCTGCCGCGCGCGCTTCGAGCAGGCGCGCCTGGAAAGCCGGGTCGGCCTCGCCGCTGCCGGCGATCAGGGCCGCGGCCTCCTGGATCTGGCTCATGGCCGTCTGGGCGGCAGCGCATGCCAGGCAGCGCTCCGCGGCGGCGAGCAGTCGCCGCGCCCTTTCTGCCGGCGAGTCGGCTGAATCCGGTGCGACGGCAGCATTCTCGCTCGGAGCCGCCACTGCGCGCGCCGGCCCGCCGCCAGCCTCGTCGCTCGCGGCGAGATCGAGGCGACGGACATCCAGGATCCCCGCCGCCAGGCGGGCGGCTCCTTCCAGGTAACCGTCCGCGGCGATCAGGGCCAGCCGATCCGCCGGGCGCAGGCTCCGGCAGAAACCCTCCAGCCACGCCCATGACGCTTCGTCGACCCATTGCAGATCGTCGATCACGATGGCGATCGGCCCCGGTCGCAGGGCGGCATGCACGCGCGAATCGAGATACCCGAACGCCACCGCTCGCCGGTGCTCGGGGGTCATTCCCAGGGAATCGCCCCGCCCCGCCGACTCCATTCCACCCGACAGCAGGTACCGGAAGGCCTCGGCCTCCTCGCCCTGGGCGGTCGGGTCGGGTCCCTCGGCCAGGATCTCGGCCAGGATTTGCCCGGCTACCAGCAAGGGGACGGTCGCGTCGGCGGGAGCGGCCCGCGCCTTGATGACCAGGCCGCCAGATGGCGCAAAGTCAGACAGGAGCGATGTCTTGCCCGATCCGGGCCCGCCCCCGACAAGGACGCATACCGGCTTGCCGGCGCAAGCTTCGGCCCACGCCTGGTCAAGCAGGGCGCGTGCGCGCTCGCGGCCCGGATCCATCGCTGGGCCAATCCTACCAGGCGCACTCCATGGCTGCCATGTTCCGCGGAACGCGAGAGCCGGCCGGATCACCGAAGCTTTCCCTGTTCATAACCTCGATCCGGTAAGCCCGCCACGTGCGGCGGCAATAACCTCACCGGAGGCGAGCGGGCGCTCGCACTTGGAGGAGGAATTCCGAGATGGCCATCAGCCTGGCTGCCGCGTTGCAGGCCCCCCGTCCGCGCCGGGACGGCGCCCCGCAGGATCGCCCCGTGCCGCCGCCGATCGACGGCGGCTACGACCGCCCGACGCCGCCGCCCATCGACCGGGGCTACGACCGGCCCAGCCCGCCGCCGATCGATCGCGACTACTACCGGCCGACGCCGCCGCCGATCGACCGCGACTACTACCGGCCGGCGCCGCCGCCCATCTACGATCGGCCCTACTTGCCGCCGGTCTACTACGATCCGCCGACCTACTACCCGCCGGCGCCCGCTGGCCCGCCCGCCACGAAGGAAGAGGTCTGGATGGCCGGCAGCGCCATCTCCGGCGTGGCCGGCATCATCGGCGGCATCGTCGGCGCGACTTCCGCCGGAGCCTTCGCCGGTGGCGCCCTGGGCAGCGTCCTGCTGGCCGCCGGCCTCGGCTTCGCCGTGCCCCTGGCCATCGGCCTGCTGATCACCGCCGCGGTCGCGGCCGGCCGCAGCTAGCTGGCCACACTCTCTTCGGGGCCGGCCTTTCGGTCGGCCCTTTCTGCTTCGGGCGGCCGCCCGTAAAATCCGCGTTAGAACCGGGGCCCCTTTCGAGGTATGATGTAAACGGACGCTCGGGAGGGACGAAATGGCGATCACCAACGCGACCGGGACACCGACTGGCCAGATCACCGCGCCACGCAAGATCGCGGGCCCGGGCGAGACCGCCGCCGATCTGCCGGCGCCTCCGCCGGACACGGTCGCCATCCAGGCGACGGCCACCGACGGCCCGCCAAGGGCGCGGGTCCTGGAGGCCAACGTGCAGTTCGCCACGGGCGCGGCCACCCCCGGCACCGGCGGGCAGCCGCAGCTCGATCAGGCGCTCGACGCGATGGTCGCGACCTTCAAGACCCTGTCGCCCGAGCAGCAGCGCGCGCTGCTGGCCGATCCCGGCTTCGTGATCGAGATAGAGGGCAAGGCGTCCAATCTCGGCAGCGATCGCAACTACGACAACGTCGGGCTCTCGCGCAAGCGGGCGCGCAACACCGGCGAGTATGTCAAAGCCTACCTGAAGCAGCGCGGCATCGAGATCCCGGCCGATCGCGTCAAGACGACCGGATCGGGCAACCCTGGCAAGTCCAAGGCTGCTGATGACGACGATCCGGCCGACCGGATCGCCCGGGTGAAGATCACCATGCCCGGCCTGTCGCCGCTCCCGCCGGCCGCGCCGGCGCCGGCCCCCGACCCCGCTCCCGCGCCCGAGCCAGTCCCGAGCCCGGCCCCCGAGCCGTCGCCGGCCGAGGCGGCGCTCGCGCAGTTCAACGAGTCGACCGCACCGCTCAATGCCCAGCTCGCGAAGGGCCACGACAACCAGACCACGCTCGCCGACCGCGAGAAGGTCGTCGCCGAGACCCGCAAGTCCCTGGAGAGCGCGGCCGGGCTGCTCGGGCAGCTTCCGCCCACCGCGCAGCCGGGCGCCCATGCCCTGGTCAACGGCCTCCGCGACCAGGTCGACAGGCTGGCCGAACGCGCCGCCCGGGAGCGGGACGCCCTGGGCAAGGCCCAGGCGCAGCTCAAGGCCGAAGCCGAGAGCCTGGCCAAGGCCGAGGGGACCAAGAAGAAGAAGGGTCTGCGGGAAACCGCCGCCAAGCTGCTCGAGACCTACCGCGAGCCCGAGAAGATGGCCGCCGAGTTGCCGCCCGACGCGCGGGCCGACCTGACCAAGCAGGCCTCCGACCTCAAGCGCACGGTCTACGAGACGCTCGCCCGCCATTCCGACGACTACAACGTCGACGAGCGCGACAACAGCTACATGTTCGGCCGGCCGGGACCCAAGTTCAAGAAGGCCTGGGAAAGCCTCAAGGGCCTGCTGCAGGGCGGAACGCCGTCGGCCGAGGATCGCACGAAGGCCATCAATGCCCTCAAGGACATGGGCGACGCCGTCAACGACTTCGACGATCCCCTCATGAAGGAAGCCACCCGGGTCATCTACGACGACCTGACGCGGGCCGTCACCGCCAAGCTCTCCGGGTAGCGAGGCCTCCCGGCCCGATTTGCCGCCCGCCTGATCCCCGCGACAGGTTTGGTACCGGCCGGTCGGGGATATGTAAGTCGGCAAACGGATCCCGCGGAAGTGGAAGAAGCAACTGCAGGGGCTTGATTGACACCTTGCTGCGGTTTCCGAACGCGGGCTGCGATGGCTCTCTGTAGCTCTATCGCCCTTCGTGACACGCTAGCGACCCGTACCGGATTCGCCCCTACGTATTGACTCCCATGTTTTTTTTTCTAAGATACGCATAAGGAATCAATCGGGTTTTGTTAGGGATTTGAAAAGTGCCAAACGATCACATCGCAGCCAGCTTGTTCCACACAACCAAACTAGTTTTGGCGCCCCTCCTTGCGATCGTGATGGTGACGCTCGGTTGCGGACGCGCTCCGGCTGGGATCGGCCCCGCAACGGCCAGCCATTCCTCCAAGCGCGTGCAATCCGTCTCGTCTTTCAACGTCGGGGTCGGCTACAACTCGTCCTCGAACCAGTTCTACATGTTCGACGACTTCGAGTCGGCCAAGCAGGCGCCCGCAGCTTCGACTTCGTTCCTCGTTGCCCTGGACTCGTATCAGTTGTTCGGGGCGACCTCAAGCGTTTCCGGAACGATCGGAACCGTGGTCAGGACTCCCGCCGGGATCGAGTTGCCGATCTCCGCGGGTGTCGATCGCTTCTACAGCCCGGATGGAATCTATGACTGGCAGGGCGAACTGGCGTCGAGCAATCACGTCGTCGGAGCTGCGCAGATCGCCGATGTCATCGCGAGCGCGTCGGCGCTGGTCGTCGAGCCTTGGATGGCGCCAAGAGACGCCGTTTCGGCCGCCACGGGAAACGGCAACTATACTTCCGGCTCGGTCTGGGGTGACATGAGGCTCATGCTCGCGGCCATCGCCGCCTGGGCCAGGGTGCAGCCCGAGAACACTTGGACCTCTCCGGGTGGAGGTGGCGGCGGCGGCACTGCCGCAAGCGGCAGCGTGGAGACGATCTGGCCGGCCCAGCTCCTGGCAGTCTCGGTGGACCTCGGGAACCTCACGGCAACTCCGATCACCAATTGGTCGACCTGGTCCGGACAGGCGACCAGTTCGCTGCTGGTCAAGCTCGAGAGCGTCGACTTCCCTCCAGGCTCGAACGTGCCGATCGCCGTCCGGGTGGACATCAAGCGACCTGGCCTCGACGCCTCTGTGGAAGTTGTCAGACACGACCTCGTCCGCCTCGCCGCGACCAACTGGCGCGAACTCCTGACGGCCCAGACGACGATGCTCACAGACTCCGAGGTCCAGCGGCAGCGAGACTTCTTCCTGGGCTGGAGAGAAGTCGATCCGAGGACTCCCGTGGCGATGGAACTGGATTCTATGCTGTCGAGTGCTCCCAGCGTCGAGGCGCGCGACGAACTGGCGCGAATCCTGACTATCTCGGGATTCCTGGGGCGCGGCCTCCCGCCCCAGGAGCTGGCGCCAGACGCTCCCCTGGGACCGGCGGAGCAGCGGCTCGCCGGGGTGTTCGGACTCGCACTGGAAATCGCATCCGGACGCCGGATACCCGTCACCAACGAGGCCTCTCGGTCACAGTTTGCGTCCAGCCCCGATTACGTCGTGGGGACGCTCGACGCCGTCGAGGTGGCGCCTGACGGGTACGCGACCGCTTTCCGGGTCCTCCTGAGCGGCTTCGATGCCACGAATTCCATCACGACATCTATCAGGTTCCCCCTGCCGGCTCCCCGGATCTGGGCCGATCCCTCGACCCAGCCCCCGCTTTCTGATGCGGAGTGGCAGGTCCTCCTTTCCGGAGGCTACGAAATCCAACCGGGCTCGGCGTACAGGGTCCAGAGCCCTTATGCGCCCCTTGTCCTTTATGCTGCCATGGTCGTCATCATCTGCGTTCTCTTGATTGCGTGGCGAGAGGGCGTCGCAGCCTTGAAGAGGTCACAGCGTCTGACGTACGATCCCAAGAAACCCCTGGAACAGATCGAGAGAGGTCTCCTGCGGCCCGCGGTCGATCCCCCTGGAATCGGCCCCGCCGGTTTCTATGCGCCACATTCGGTGAGGTTCACCAACTTCGAGTATATCGGCGTCGGTATGCACCCCGGGCCCGGCGAGTGGACAGGATACTCGGTGGCCGGGCTTGCAGTAGGGCAGCAATACGCCTTGATCGATTGCACGGCTTTTGGCGCACCAAAACCCGGTGTCTTCGAACTCGCCTTGGTGCAGGCAAACGGCTCGACGGTCAGTCTTCATCCTGGTGATTGCTTCCAGCGTGCGCGAGCGATCTTGGACTGACCGATGCGCTTCGGGCTGGCGACTCCCTATGACCTCTGCTGCCCGCATGTCTCGGTCGGCCAGTGCGTCCTTCTCATTGCTGGCATCGCCTGGCTTGCACTGGTCCTGGCCAGACCCGGCCTGATAGCCAGTGGCACGGGCTGGATAGCTCCTCCAGGAAAGCGGCCATGGAAAAACGCCTGGTTCTGGCTCCTGTTCGGGGCTTCGGCGCTCGTCCTGCTTGGGCAGATTGACGCCCTTGGATACGCGGTTGCCCCGATCGGGGCGGCGGGGTATCTCTTGTGGGCCGTCGTGGTGGGCTGGGATGTAACGCACTTGATGCGGGCCTTGCGCGCTGGAGAGGGCAGCCTAGAAGCGTTGCGAGCTGCCATCCGGACCCGCCCTTCGGACGAAAGGCGCACTCTCTACCTGGGCTTCATCGCGTCTTTTCTTGGGTTCCCCGCTGCGCTCCTTCTGCTTTCGGCGATCAATGTCCTTGCGCCAGAATCGGTCGGACCCACGGTTCAAAGCTACGTAAACGCCATCCAGGTCATGTTCCTGTGGCGTTGCGTCTTCGAGAATTGTCACGCGGAGGGAGGAGCCGGGCTCGACTTCCGGTGGACGGCCCCCGGCACGATTCTCTCTTTTACACTTGTTGCGCCGATGGCGGTAGCTATTGTCTCGTCGCACTCGACTGGCTCGTTCGAGAAGGCCGTGGCCAGCGTCCCGTTCGTCTTGGTCACTATAGTCTTGCTTGCCGGCTGGGGGGCCAAGGATCGCCCGGCCAGCGGGTGAAGCTTCCCTTTGGATCTTCGGAGCATACATCCGTGCGCACCAAACGAGTCCGCCCCCGGCGGGGGGCGCCTGGGGGCGGCTCTTGCAGTCGGCTTTCGTTAGTAGATCTTCGGGGCCACGGGGCTCCTGCCAGTATCTTCGGCAACCCGGCGGCCGAACTTTAGACATAACGCGAACCCGAAAAGTTTCTCCCGAGAGCCCAACCCCTCCGCGCACGGCAGGCCGGTCGCGGTGCCCGCTCAACGCGGAGCGCGGGCCGAGCCGGCAAGGCCCAGGAAGACAAGAATGGCCTTGTTCAAGCGGACGATGTCCTCGTCCTCGAGGCGGCCGACTGGCGAGCCGAGCTTCACCTTTGGAACCGTCGTGATCTTGTCCACCATGAGCTTGCTCGCCACCTCCAGGCCGTTGCGTTCGCTCGGCGCTACCGGGAGGCGAAAGAGGGGAGCCTCGGTAGGGTCCATCGTGAACGCGCAGATCGTGACAGACTGGGTCGCATCGAAGGCGTCGTCCTGCAATATCACTGCTGGCCGCGGTTTGCCGGAGTAGTCCTTGCCGCCTGAGACCGTCCAGATTTCGCCTCTCCTCACGGATCGGCAAGCTCCGAGACAGCGTCGATGAAACCCTGGTCCTGCCCCGAGTACGAGCTCTGGGCCACCGCGAGCGACTGCCTGTGCGCCTCGCTCCTGAACTCGGGGGACCGGACATCGGGTACCCAGATCTGGATGGGCCGCAACCCCTGGCTGCGAAGCCGGTCCGGGTATGCCTTGACCTTCTCTCGCGACGCCTTGGGTTGGGGCAACTGACGCCTCCTTTGCGGTTACATGTAACCTGCCCTCTCCAGACTCCGGGAGCAAGATGCGAGGAGACTCGCCGCGAATGGGCATTCACATAACATTCACCCGTTATGTTCTAAAGCTCGCGAGAAGGTGACCGATCTCACTCTTGTCGGAAAGGAGTCGAAGATGAGCACCATCCAAATCGCGTTGCCGGGCCGGGACGATTGGAAGACCGTCGCCGTGTTCACCAGCGATGCGAAGGGCATTTACCTCGGTCGCGCCGGCGCCGTCGGCGATGCCGGCAGCCTGGTGCTCATCCGCATCCGCCGCGACGGCAAGGAATTCCGGATGGTGGCCCGTCACACCGACGTCCTCGGCCGCTACGACTTCCTGGCTCCGGTCGCGTCGCCCGCTCGCAAGTCTGCTGCCGCCTGAAGAACCCGCTCGATACTCCGCACCTGCCCCGGGCCCTCCCCGGGGCGGGGCGTTTTTTGGAGATCGGAGGCCGGCCCTACTGGCGACGCGCCCCTACCTGAAGACAGCCGCGCGGCGCTTTCGGCTAGAATTCCCTGTGCCCCTCGGTGCCGTCTACACGCCTGCCTGGCTGGCCGGCCTGGTCATGCGCGAGACCCTGGCGCGAGCCGGCGATCCGGTTTCGATGACGGTTTGCGATCCGACCTGCGGCGACGGGCGCTTCCTGCTCGCCGCCCAGGAAGCGGGAATCCCGCCGGAGCGCCTCTACGGCGTCGATCGCGACGCTGCGGCGGTGGCGGCAGCACGCGCGGCGGTGCCCGGGGCGAACCTGGAGACCGGCGAGGCGCTGGTCGGCCTGGACTGGGAGAGGGCGTTCCCGGGGACGGGCGGCACCTTCGACCTGCTCGTGGGAAACCCGCCATTCGTGCGCATCCAGGACCTGCGCAAGCACGACCCGGCCCTCGCCGACGGCCTGGCCGCGCGGTACGAATCGGCAGCCGGCAACTTCGATCTCTACGGCCCGGTGCTGGAACTCGCCCTGGCGCGCATGCGCGTCGCGGCCGGTTTCGTCGTGCCGCACCGCTTCTTCAAGACGGAGTACGGCCGCGCCCTGCGCGACCGACTGGCGCCACACGTGGCATTGATCGCTGACTTCGGCGACCGGCCTGTCTTCGGCCAGGACGCGCAGACCTACATCTGCGCCCTGGTGCTGGTGCGTCGCTCCAGGCCTCATTTCGTCTACTCGCGGGCCTGGGGCGACGGCACGGATGGGTCGGGAGAAGTGCCCCGAGCGGCGCTCACGCCGGCAGTCTGGCTGCCGCTGCTGCCTGACGAACTGCGGACCTACGAGCGGATCGCCGAGGGTGCGGTGCCGCTGCTCGGTGCGCCCGGGTCACCGGCCGCCAGGCTCTTCGTCGGCCTGCAGACGCCGGCGAACCGGGTCTACCGCCTGGAACCCCTCGACGACCGAGGCGACGAGCTACTTGTCCGGAGCGCCGCAGAACCCTCGCCCTTCCGGATCGAGCGCCAGGTCACGCGCCCGTTGCTGATGGGCGCCGATATCCGGGCGTTCCGGATCGCCGACAAGGGGCGCATGGTGCTACTTCCCTACCGGCGCGGCGCGTTGCTGGATCTCCCCGCCGAGGCGCCGCTGGCGGCCGCCTACCTCCGGCGCCACCAGGCGGGCCCCCTGGCGGGCGCCTGGTGGGAGTGGCCCTACCCGAAGAACCTGGGCGCATTCGAGCAGCCGAAGCTGCTGGTCGGCGGGGTGGCTGCAAGAGGACGCTACGCTTACGACGCGACCGGCGCGTACTACGTCGTGGGGGGGGGCGACGGCGGCTACAGCCTGCTGCCGCAACCTGGCGTCGATCCGTGGGCGCTGCTGGGACT
Protein-coding sequences here:
- a CDS encoding peptidoglycan-binding protein — translated: MAVQQVTYQQQTLWAELRRLLALTSPPAGPAGGSLGRDTLALGGPFALPAKGTLAVGDAGSDVTGLQQALRQLGYYREASNTGAYGWVTAQAVRAFQRDLGWPQTGEVDAALRQAITQALAGKGGTVAPPPSTGWQPPAVPPTSGWTPPRSDTWVPPTVGSPAAPPQAPPQQAPPPARPAEAPPASTGFNWYGNPDPRQYFISQIYDPRFNPYAPRSTANCGPTSLAMVLRAFGKEPPAGNEQDLILQVRKAMTGRTDQNEYTNEYQLMSAASQYGLDSKQVSDIPGMERELRAGKLVILAGNPDAFNSSLPADQYFGFSGGHFIVVNAIEGDRVVISDPLSKVGPLVITRQQLQQYMAYKNWNSGVAFSPR
- a CDS encoding class I SAM-dependent methyltransferase; this encodes MNPTPWHQDDGFWHGTQAQMFTEQRWEAADGEIEQILTLTGATAPGPILDLCCGPGRHALALARRGFRVTGVDRTGKYLAEAAARAAEASLDVEWIQSDMREFERPGAFHAVINMFTAFGYFADPGDDRRVVENVYRSLVPGGAFLLEMAGKEVIARIFQARSWHEEPDGTLVLEERRVAPGWGWIDNRWIHVKGAERVEFHVGHRLYSAAELTGLLSACGFARTAVFGDLAGAPYDTAARRLVAIGWK
- a CDS encoding ATP-binding protein; the encoded protein is MDPGRERARALLDQAWAEACAGKPVCVLVGGGPGSGKTSLLSDFAPSGGLVIKARAAPADATVPLLVAGQILAEILAEGPDPTAQGEEAEAFRYLLSGGMESAGRGDSLGMTPEHRRAVAFGYLDSRVHAALRPGPIAIVIDDLQWVDEASWAWLEGFCRSLRPADRLALIAADGYLEGAARLAAGILDVRRLDLAASDEAGGGPARAVAAPSENAAVAPDSADSPAERARRLLAAAERCLACAAAQTAMSQIQEAAALIAGSGEADPAFQARLLEARAAAHAATGAMTAAILQSRQRLALGGDSADLARAYDRHIGYLVKKGEPGQALTTCVEALGKIPAGTRGRTKLLARRAQSLLLAGRHQEALADCAECLANLETEDDPHLSGFVYFLWGGVEIRRLDLLKARSALENALAQFEAAGDLYNQAITLSDLGTVHVRLGEAGLAAECLARGLRLAERIADRRLRAVLLNNQGMLVHQQGQMAPARDCFARALEIHRDMDDQRSMGIALLNLGEVCLALGEREEADRHLSEALAVNEKIGAWDVMAETWRQIARLEGDRGDRRAALDAIKQGMQIAEQVGQVELLGVMQRLLAGLQAQLGNLDEALAAVGESIDLLRTVDAPLELGRGYAEKARLLGLCGEVAEAAAARAEAESLFTRLDAQFELEQLRQPSSKQPDG
- a CDS encoding OmpA family protein, coding for MAITNATGTPTGQITAPRKIAGPGETAADLPAPPPDTVAIQATATDGPPRARVLEANVQFATGAATPGTGGQPQLDQALDAMVATFKTLSPEQQRALLADPGFVIEIEGKASNLGSDRNYDNVGLSRKRARNTGEYVKAYLKQRGIEIPADRVKTTGSGNPGKSKAADDDDPADRIARVKITMPGLSPLPPAAPAPAPDPAPAPEPVPSPAPEPSPAEAALAQFNESTAPLNAQLAKGHDNQTTLADREKVVAETRKSLESAAGLLGQLPPTAQPGAHALVNGLRDQVDRLAERAARERDALGKAQAQLKAEAESLAKAEGTKKKKGLRETAAKLLETYREPEKMAAELPPDARADLTKQASDLKRTVYETLARHSDDYNVDERDNSYMFGRPGPKFKKAWESLKGLLQGGTPSAEDRTKAINALKDMGDAVNDFDDPLMKEATRVIYDDLTRAVTAKLSG
- a CDS encoding type II toxin-antitoxin system PemK/MazF family toxin, whose amino-acid sequence is MRRGEIWTVSGGKDYSGKPRPAVILQDDAFDATQSVTICAFTMDPTEAPLFRLPVAPSERNGLEVASKLMVDKITTVPKVKLGSPVGRLEDEDIVRLNKAILVFLGLAGSARAPR
- a CDS encoding antitoxin MazE family protein, with translation MPQPKASREKVKAYPDRLRSQGLRPIQIWVPDVRSPEFRSEAHRQSLAVAQSSYSGQDQGFIDAVSELADP